A single region of the Catharus ustulatus isolate bCatUst1 chromosome 35, bCatUst1.pri.v2, whole genome shotgun sequence genome encodes:
- the FUZ gene encoding protein fuzzy homolog isoform X1: protein MNWCRPQRGETQTGPEELFRAPGRPGEPQTGLGARPPCCPLPPATPREALQERLQRFAGAAQTDLGCLVFWGGGAMLGTAHWGALPGPDSAQLRALLEPPPGGAIGAAARDFPVFLPNGSPQVPHRLLQLPLVPGWGWRCSAGPAPHCST from the exons ATGAACTGGTGCCGTCCGCAACGTGGAGAGACTCAAACGGGACCTGAGG AGCTGTTTCGGGCTCCTGGACGCCCTGGTGAGCCCCAAACGGGGCTGGGGGCTCGGCccccctgctgccccctgccCCCAGCGACACCACGGGAggctctgcag GAACGGCTGCAGCGCTTCGCGGGCGCGGCCCAGAcggatttggggtgtttggtaTTTTGGGGGGGCGGGGCCATGCTGGGCACCGCCCACTGGGGGGCGTTGCCAGGCCCTGACTCCGCCCAGCTGCGGGCGCTGCTGGAGCCGCCACCAGGGGGCGCCATTGGGGCGGCCGCGCGCGACTTCCCGGTGTTCCTGCCCAATGGGAGCCCGCAG gTCCCGCAccggctgctgcagctgccgtTGGTGCCGGGGTGGGGCTGGCGCTGCTCTGCGGGCCCCGCCCCTCACTGCAGCACCTGA
- the LOC117009711 gene encoding atrophin-1-like: MTSRVGRSARSGDVTAQSGGRGLGGNRKGKWGRGARRARDPPGPPWEPALAGGRGAGHAGPAGAQLGPPRSRRAALGSSEAPGELRSKGGSEASDAPPLKKPKRGRGDPPRNPAGPPEPLPRLRRAPRSAGAPKSLWGPPKFLLKPRPSPIRALGGANFPLGATRVPPRATRAIPVTPPSPRGSNFPLGATKVLPRATRTFSRATRGPLWAQSPFQGHHGSLSDHQGHHNPLSDHQGHQSPLSDHQGHQSPLSDHHGHHSPLSDHQSPLSDHQGHHGSLSDHQGHQSPLSDHQGHQSLSVTTRATRALLVTTRATRAPSVSPHVSPRGSPHVSPHDPPHDPSSGDPDALALSRQLRALLRTRPAGLSLFQLRAAYSAAYRRPLPMGGAASARLRLRALPGRPCACAAAACRCAVPSVCRPPYRNVPGVLSLCHPLYRDIPGVPSVCRSPYRDIPGVPKLCHPPCRDSGDVANLCHRPCRDTHSVPSFCHPPCRDCHSVPNFYHPPCHDIPGVPTLCHAPYRDVPGVLNFCHPPYRDVTSVPSLCHPRIATTTASPTFVTPRIATPRCPQLLSPPIS, translated from the exons ATGACGTCACGCGTCGGGAGGAGCGCGCGTTCCGGTGACGTCACCGCGCAAAGCGGTGGGCGGGGCCTCGGCGGGAACCGAAAGGGAaagtgggggaggggcgcgAGGAGAGCGCG agacccccccGGGCCGCCATGGGAGCCTGCGCTGGCTGGAGGGCGAGGGGCTGGACACGCTGGACCTGCTGGTGCCCAACTGGGACCACCGAG GTCCCGAcgagcagctctgggaagctcCGAGGCGCCGGGGGAGCTCCGGAGCAAAGGGGGCAGCGAAGCCTCGGATGCCCCACCcctaaaaaagccaaaaagggGGCGCGGGGACCCCCCCAGAAATCCCGCGGGACCCCCAGAGCCGCTCCCCAGGCTCAGAAGGGCACCCAGGAGTGCaggagccccaaaatccctgtgggGACCCCCCAAGTTCCTTCTCAAACCTCGTCCCAGCCCCATCAGAGCGCTTGGGGGTGCAAACTTCCCCCTTGGGGCCACCAGAGTcccccccagggccaccagagccatccctgtgacccctcccagccccaggggttCAAACTTCCCCCTTGGGGCCACCAAAGtcctccccagggccaccagaacCTTCTCCAGAGCGACTCGTGGCCCCCTCTGGGCCCAAAGCCCTTTCCAGGGCCACCACGGCTCCCTCAGTGACCACCAGGGCCACCACAACCCCCTGAGTGACCATCAGGGCCACCAGAGCCCCCTCAGTgaccaccagggccaccagagcCCTCTTAGTGATCACCATGGCCACCACAGCCCCCTGAGTGACCACCAGAGCCCTCTCAGTGACCACCAGGGCCACCACGGCTCCCTCAGTgaccaccagggccaccagagcCCTCTCAGTgaccaccagggccaccagagcCTCTCAGTgaccaccagggccaccagagcCCTCTTAGTgaccaccagggccaccagagcCCCCTCA GTTTCCCCTCATGTTTCCCCTCGGGgttcccctcacgtttccccTCATGACCCCCCTCATGACCCCTCCTCGGGTGACCCGGATGCTCTGGCTCTTTCCCGCCAGCTGCGGGCGCTGCTGCGCACGCGCCCCGCGGGGCTCTCGCTGTTCCAGCTGCGCGCGGCCTACAGCGCCGCCTACCGGCGCCCGCTGCCCATGGGCGGCGCCGCCTCCGCCCGACTGCGCCTGCGCGCGCTGCCGGGCCGCCCTTGCGCCTGCGCGGCTGCGGCGTGCAGATGCGC TGTCCCCAGCGTCTGTCGCCCCCCGTATCGCAACGTCCCCGGTGTCCTCAGCCTCTGTCACCCCTTGTATCGCGAcatccccggtgtccccagcgTCTGTCGCTCCCCGTATCGCGAcatccccggtgtccccaagcTCTGTCACCCGCCATGTCGTGACTCCGGCGATGTCGCCAACCTCTGTCACCGCCCATGTCGCGAcacccacagtgtccccagcttCTGCCACCCGCCATGTCGCGACTGCCACAGTGTCCCCAACTTCTACCACCCGCCATGTCACGacatccctggtgtccccacccTCTGTCACGCCCCGTATCGCGATGTCCCCGGTGTCCTCAACTTCTGTCACCCCCCGTATCGCGAcgtcaccagtgtccccagcctcTGTCACCCCCGTATCGCGACCACCACAGCGTCCCCAACCTTTGTGACCCCCCGTATCGCGACACCGCGATGTCCCCAACTTCTGTCACCTCCTATATCGTGA
- the FUZ gene encoding protein fuzzy homolog isoform X2, giving the protein MPEVESAPCLLCVATASGLPLFCRPPRPQVPFSLVGALHGVHLFGAAAGAELREAATPTAHLAWACYGNSITLILLSPSPTPGPARILDSAFGAMVLVLGLDELVPSATWRDSNGT; this is encoded by the exons ATGCCAGAAGTGGAGAGCGCCCCCTGCCTGCTGTGCGTGGCCACGGCCAGCGGGCTCCCCCTGttctgccgcccgccccgcccccag GTGCCGTTCTCATTGGTCGGGGCCCTGCACGGGGTTCACCTGTTcggggctgcggcgggggcGGAGCTTCGCGAGGCGGCCACGCCCACTGCGCACCTGGCCTGGGCCTGCTACGGCAACAG CATCACCCTGAtcctgctcagcccctcccccacccccggccccgcccggaTCCTCGACTCCGCCTTCGGTGCCATG gtgctggtgctgggactGGATGAACTGGTGCCGTCCGCAACGTGGAGAGACTCAAACGGGACCTGA
- the NDUFA3 gene encoding LOW QUALITY PROTEIN: NADH dehydrogenase [ubiquinone] 1 alpha subcomplex subunit 3 (The sequence of the model RefSeq protein was modified relative to this genomic sequence to represent the inferred CDS: inserted 1 base in 1 codon) — MAGRLADALRSLWAKEPVIAASFGIAAVALLSPLLSPYTKYSGMINQATPYTYPVPVRDDGSVPDVPSQPWDKXGPTLQWLKDL, encoded by the exons atggcGGGAC GCCTGGCCGATGCCCTGCGCTCCCTGTGGGCCAAGGAGCCGGTGATCGCCGCCAGCTTCGGCATCGCCGCCGTG GCGTTGCTGTCGCCGCTGCTGAGCCCCTACACCAAATATTCGGGGATGATCAACCAGGCCACACCCTACACCTATCCTg TTCCCGTGCGGGACGACGGCTCCGTCCCCGACGTCCCCTCGCAGCCCTGGGACA AGGGCCCAACCCTGCAGTGGCTCAAGGACCTGTGA